From the Clavibacter phaseoli genome, one window contains:
- a CDS encoding cystathionine gamma-synthase, translating to MSDKHDFDTRAIHAGQDPDPTTGAVIPPLYLTSTFVQDGIGGLREGYEYARSANPTRTGLQELLASLERGKHAFSFASGLAAEDTLLRAITRPGDRIVLSDDVYGGTYRLLTRVLGDWGIVVETVDMSDLAAVERVLGSGPAKVLWVETPSNPLMKISDIRALADLGHAAGAVVVVDNTFASPYLQQPLTLGADVVVHSTTKYLGGHSDVLGGAVILVDDALAEKVGFLQFAIGAVSGPMDAWLTTRGIKTLAVRVERHSANAEEIAAFLQQHPDVTAVHYPGLPEHPGHDIAKSQMTGFGGMISFQVRGGAKAARRVVEGTRVFQLAESLGGVESLISYPSEMTHASVKGTPLEVPDDLVRLSVGIEAVEDLVVDLERALGKALKQGKH from the coding sequence GTGAGCGACAAGCACGACTTCGACACCCGCGCGATCCACGCCGGCCAGGACCCGGATCCCACCACGGGCGCCGTCATCCCGCCGCTGTACCTCACGAGCACCTTCGTGCAGGACGGCATCGGCGGCCTCCGGGAGGGCTACGAGTACGCGCGGAGCGCCAACCCGACGCGCACGGGGCTGCAGGAGCTGCTCGCGTCGCTCGAGAGGGGGAAGCACGCGTTCTCGTTCGCCTCGGGGCTCGCCGCCGAGGACACGCTGCTGCGCGCGATCACCCGCCCCGGCGACCGCATCGTGCTGAGCGACGACGTGTACGGCGGCACCTACCGCCTCCTCACGCGCGTGCTCGGCGACTGGGGCATCGTCGTCGAGACCGTCGACATGAGCGACCTCGCCGCGGTCGAGCGGGTCCTCGGGTCCGGTCCCGCGAAGGTCCTCTGGGTCGAGACCCCGAGCAACCCGCTGATGAAGATCAGCGACATCCGCGCGCTCGCCGACCTCGGCCACGCGGCCGGCGCCGTGGTCGTCGTCGACAACACGTTCGCCTCGCCGTACCTCCAGCAGCCGCTGACGCTCGGCGCCGACGTGGTCGTGCACTCGACCACCAAGTACCTCGGCGGGCACTCCGACGTGCTCGGCGGCGCCGTGATCCTCGTCGACGACGCGCTCGCTGAGAAGGTCGGCTTCCTCCAGTTCGCGATCGGCGCCGTCTCCGGCCCGATGGACGCCTGGCTCACCACCCGCGGGATCAAGACCCTCGCCGTCCGCGTCGAGCGCCACTCCGCGAACGCCGAGGAGATCGCCGCCTTCCTGCAGCAGCACCCCGACGTCACGGCCGTGCACTACCCGGGCCTCCCGGAGCACCCGGGCCACGACATCGCCAAGTCCCAGATGACGGGCTTCGGCGGCATGATCTCGTTCCAGGTGCGCGGGGGAGCGAAGGCCGCGCGCCGCGTGGTCGAGGGCACGCGCGTGTTCCAGCTCGCGGAGTCGCTCGGCGGCGTCGAGTCGCTCATCAGCTACCCGTCCGAGATGACGCACGCGTCCGTCAAGGGCACGCCGCTCGAGGTGCCGGACGACCTCGTGCGCCTCTCCGTCGGCATCGAGGCCGTGGAGGACCTCGTGGTCGACCTCGAGCGCGCGCTCGGCAAGGCCCTCAAGCAGGGCAAGCACTAG